Proteins encoded by one window of Antechinus flavipes isolate AdamAnt ecotype Samford, QLD, Australia chromosome 4, AdamAnt_v2, whole genome shotgun sequence:
- the PIAS3 gene encoding LOW QUALITY PROTEIN: E3 SUMO-protein ligase PIAS3 (The sequence of the model RefSeq protein was modified relative to this genomic sequence to represent the inferred CDS: inserted 1 base in 1 codon), which yields MFAAGPGVGSCAPVPGPGLRRLRCLKMAELGELKHMVMSFRVSELQVLLGFAGRNKSGRKHELLTKALQLLKSGCGPSVQMKIKELYRRRFPRKALVPSELSLLXLPPGAPPIVPPGPLPPAPSSLLPSGPLLGGPKREADVHPSLPQPVHPDVTMRPLPFYDIYGELIRPTTLASTNSQRFEEAHFTFALTPQQVQQILSSRDVLPGAKCDYTVQVQLRFCLCETSCPQEDYFPPNLFVKVNGKLCPLPGYLPPTKNGAEPKRPSRPINITSLVRLSATVPNTIVVNWSSEFGRNYSLSVYLVRQLTSVTLLQKLRAKGIRNPDHSRALIKEKLTADPDSEVATTSLRVSLMCPLGKMRLAVPCRALTCAHLQSFDAALYLQMNEKKPTWTCPVCDKKAPYESLVIDGLFMEILNSCTDCDEIQFMEDGSWCPMRPKKEPPEVCPTTGYGLDGPPFGPGPEGKPPETKKKIEVIDLTLDSSSDEEDLPPPKKHCPVTSAAIPGPPGGKGVLATSHQPSSVLRSPAMGTLGSDFLSGLPLPEYPPAFPLGAEIQGLDLFTFFQNESQHYSPSVITSIDEQDTLGHFFQYRGTPSHFLGPLAPVLGSSHRGSPPAPPPGRVSSIVAPGGALRDGHGGPLPPGSSLTGCRPDIISLD from the exons ATGTTTGCGGCCGGCCCCGGGGTGGGGAGTTGCGCGCCGGTCCCTGGGCCTGGGCTCCGGCGCCTGCGATGTCTCAAGATGGCGGAGCTGGGCGAGTTAAAG CACATGGTGATGAGTTTCCGGGTGTCTGAGCTCCAGGTGCTTCTGGGCTTTGCAGGACGCAACAAGAGTGGGAGGAAACACGAACTACTGACCAAGGCCCTGCAGCTTCTCAAGTCTGGCTGTGGCCCCAGCGTCCAGATGAAGATCAAAGAACTTTACCGACGCCGCTTCCCCCGGAAGGCCCTCGTCCCTTCGGAGCTCTCACTGC TCTTGCCCCCAGGAGCTCCGCCCATCGTTCCTCCTGGCCCCCTGCCCCCTGCCCCCTCCAGCCTCCTGCCTTCAGGACCCCTCCTGGGGGGGCCCAAACGTGAGGCTGATGTCCATCCTTCCCTGCCCCAGCCAGTCCACCCTGATGTCACCATGAGGCCGCTACCTTTCTATGACATATACGGGGAACTCATCCGGCCCACCACTCTCG CATCCACAAACAGCCAGAGGTTTGAGGAGGCTCATTTCACTTTCGCATTGACGCCACAGCAAGTGCAGCAGATCCTCTCCTCAAG GGATGTCCTGCCTGGGGCCAAGTGCGACTATACAGTACAGGTCCAGCTCAG GTTCTGTCTCTGTGAGACCAGTTGCCCCCAGGAAGATTATTTTCCTCCTAACCTCTTTGTCAAGGTTAATGGGAAACTGTGTCCCCTGCCG GGTTATCTTCCCCCGACCAAGAATGGGGCTGAACCCAAAAGACCCAGCCGACCTATCAACATCACATCCTTAGTCCGACTTTCAGCCACTGTCCCCAATACTATTGTGGTCAACTGGTCGTCTGAGTTTGGACGG AATTATTCGCTGTCGGTGTACCTAGTGAGGCAGCTGACCTCAGTGACGCTGCTGCAGAAACTGAGAGCAAAGGGCATCCGCAACCCAGACCACTCTCGGGCACTGA TCAAGGAGAAGCTGACCGCCGACCCTGACAGTGAGGTGGCCACCACCAGCCTGCGGGTGTCACTCATGTGCCCG TTAGGGAAGATGCGCCTGGCTGTGCCGTGCCGGGCCCTCACCTGTGCCCACCTACAGAGCTTCGACGCTGCCCTCTACCTGCAGATGAACGAGAAGAAGCCCACGTGGACGTGCCCTGTGTGTGACAAGAAGGCTCCCTACGAATCCCTGGTCATAGATGG atTGTTCATGGAGATTCTGAATTCGTGCACTGACTGTGATGAGATCCAGTTCATGGAAGATGGATCCTGGTGCCCAATGAGGCCCAAGAAGGAGCCACCGGAGGTTTGCCCCACAACAGGCTATGGCTTAGATG GTCCCCCCTTTGGCCCTGGCCCTGAGGGCAAGCCTCCCGAGACCAAGAAGAAAATCGAAGTTATTGACTTGACACTTGACAGCTCTTCAGATGAGGAAGACCTGCCCCCTCCTAAGAAGCACTGCCCAGTCACCTCGGCGGCCATCCCTGGTCCCCCTGGAGGCAAAGG AGTACTGGCTACCAGTCACCAGCCATCATCTGTGCTCCGGAGCCCAGCTATGGGCACCCTGGGCAGTGACTTCCTATCCGGCCTCCCTCTTCCCGAGTACCCACCAGCCTTTCCACTGGGGGCCGAAATCCAGG GTTTGgacttatttactttctttcagAATGAGAGTCAG CACTACAGTCCTTCGGTCATCACCTCAATAGACGAGCAGGATACCCTTGGCCATTTCTTCCAGTACCGGGGCACCCCTTCCCACTTCTTGGGTCCACTGGCTCCCGTTCTGGGGAGCTCTCACCGAGGATCTCCTCCAGCACCGCCTCCTGGCCGGGTCAGCAGCATTGTGGCCCCCGGAGGGGCCCTGAGAGATGGACACGGGGGACCCCTGCCTCCAGGGTCTTCTCTGACCGGTTGTCGGCCGGACATTATTTCCCTGGACTGA
- the NUDT17 gene encoding nucleoside diphosphate-linked moiety X motif 17 isoform X3, with product MAQARVLLLLSGRPEPAGFARSVCGRLGLGAGPGPWQVYCGLQPGRLLLSDSSFSGATAQLPLQRPPFCPFLALEQRPPGAPLLKQPPDRGVDLAVAVILQSRDQTVLLTRRASSMHTAPNLWVPPGGHVELDEELLDGGLRELREETGLQLPQGQYSWSPLGLWESAYPPMLSQGHPRHHHIVLYVLVTSQEPEKQLQDRGAAGGREPEPGPAYVHPAPEVSEHEGGRGEGQHRNQIRSWPVATASEEIPKEPHPRLPEAGIRVKLGHRTPASPPPRRDIWRAPQ from the exons ATGGCGCAGGCCCGCGTGCTCCTGCTCCTCTCGGGACGCCCGGAACCCGCGGGCTTCGCGCGGAGCGTGTGCGGCCGCCTGGGCCTGGGCGCCGGCCCGGGCCCCTGGCAAGTCTACTGCGGCCTGCAGCCGGGGCGGCTGCTGCTCTCGGACAGCTCCTTCTCCGGCGCCACGGCGCAGCTCCCGCTGCAG CGCCCCCCGTTTTGCCCTTTCTTGGCCCTGGAGCAGCGGCCCCCCGGAGCTCCATTGCTGAAGCAGCCGCCGGACCGCGGAGTGGACTTGGCGGTGGCCGTCATCCTGCAGTCCCGGGACCAGACCGTGCTCCTGACCCGGAGGGCCTCGAGCATGCACACGGCCCCCAACCTCTGGGTCCCTCCAG GTGGACACGTGGAACTGGATGAGGAG CTGCTGGATGGGGGACTCCGGGAGCTAAGGGAGGAGACAGGCCTACAGCTGCCCCAAGGCCAGTACTCCTGGTCGCCTCTGGGACTGTGGGAG TCTGCCTACCCCCCCATGCTGAGCCAGGGCCACCCTCGACATCACCACATCGTTCTCTACGTGCTGGTGACTTCCCAGGAACCAGAGAAGCAGCTACAG GATCGTGGAGCTGCAGGGGGACGCGAGCCAGAGCCTGGACCTGCCTACGTCCACCCTGCTCCGGAAGTCTCTGAGCATGAGGGAGGACGAGGAGAGGGTCAGCACAGGAACCAAATTCGCTCTTGGCCTGTGGCTACAGCATCTGAAGAG ATCCCCAAAGAACCCCACCCCCGTCTCCCCGAAGCCGGGATCAGAGTGAAGCTGGGACACCGGACGCCAGCCTCCCCACCACCACGAAGAGACATCTGGAGAGCCCCGCAGTGA
- the NUDT17 gene encoding nucleoside diphosphate-linked moiety X motif 17 isoform X1 translates to MAQARVLLLLSGRPEPAGFARSVCGRLGLGAGPGPWQVYCGLQPGRLLLSDSSFSGATAQLPLQRPPFCPFLALEQRPPGAPLLKQPPDRGVDLAVAVILQSRDQTVLLTRRASSMHTAPNLWVPPAAGWGTPGAKGGDRPTAAPRPVLLVASGTVGVCLPPHAEPGPPSTSPHRSLRAGDFPGTREAATGTGPTEPGGGQCLRLAEARCAGGGGGLRRGTRCTGAPPRTPAALRSDRGAAGGREPEPGPAYVHPAPEVSEHEGGRGEGQHRNQIRSWPVATASEEIPKEPHPRLPEAGIRVKLGHRTPASPPPRRDIWRAPQ, encoded by the exons ATGGCGCAGGCCCGCGTGCTCCTGCTCCTCTCGGGACGCCCGGAACCCGCGGGCTTCGCGCGGAGCGTGTGCGGCCGCCTGGGCCTGGGCGCCGGCCCGGGCCCCTGGCAAGTCTACTGCGGCCTGCAGCCGGGGCGGCTGCTGCTCTCGGACAGCTCCTTCTCCGGCGCCACGGCGCAGCTCCCGCTGCAG CGCCCCCCGTTTTGCCCTTTCTTGGCCCTGGAGCAGCGGCCCCCCGGAGCTCCATTGCTGAAGCAGCCGCCGGACCGCGGAGTGGACTTGGCGGTGGCCGTCATCCTGCAGTCCCGGGACCAGACCGTGCTCCTGACCCGGAGGGCCTCGAGCATGCACACGGCCCCCAACCTCTGGGTCCCTCCAG CTGCTGGATGGGGGACTCCGGGAGCTAAGGGAGGAGACAGGCCTACAGCTGCCCCAAGGCCAGTACTCCTGGTCGCCTCTGGGACTGTGGGAG TCTGCCTACCCCCCCATGCTGAGCCAGGGCCACCCTCGACATCACCACATCGTTCTCTACGTGCTGGTGACTTCCCAGGAACCAGAGAAGCAGCTACAG GAACGGGTCCAACCGAACCAGGAGGAGGTCAGTGCCTACGTCTGGCTGAAGCCCGATGTGCTGGCGGCGGTGGCGGCCTCCGAAGGGGCACCAGATGCACCGGAGCCCCTCCCCGCACACCTGCCGCCCTGCGTTCA GATCGTGGAGCTGCAGGGGGACGCGAGCCAGAGCCTGGACCTGCCTACGTCCACCCTGCTCCGGAAGTCTCTGAGCATGAGGGAGGACGAGGAGAGGGTCAGCACAGGAACCAAATTCGCTCTTGGCCTGTGGCTACAGCATCTGAAGAG ATCCCCAAAGAACCCCACCCCCGTCTCCCCGAAGCCGGGATCAGAGTGAAGCTGGGACACCGGACGCCAGCCTCCCCACCACCACGAAGAGACATCTGGAGAGCCCCGCAGTGA
- the NUDT17 gene encoding nucleoside diphosphate-linked moiety X motif 17 isoform X2 codes for MAQARVLLLLSGRPEPAGFARSVCGRLGLGAGPGPWQVYCGLQPGRLLLSDSSFSGATAQLPLQRPPFCPFLALEQRPPGAPLLKQPPDRGVDLAVAVILQSRDQTVLLTRRASSMHTAPNLWVPPGGHVELDEELLDGGLRELREETGLQLPQGQYSWSPLGLWESAYPPMLSQGHPRHHHIVLYVLVTSQEPEKQLQERVQPNQEEVSAYVWLKPDVLAAVAASEGAPDAPEPLPAHLPPCVQIVELQGDASQSLDLPTSTLLRKSLSMREDEERVSTGTKFALGLWLQHLKRSPKNPTPVSPKPGSE; via the exons ATGGCGCAGGCCCGCGTGCTCCTGCTCCTCTCGGGACGCCCGGAACCCGCGGGCTTCGCGCGGAGCGTGTGCGGCCGCCTGGGCCTGGGCGCCGGCCCGGGCCCCTGGCAAGTCTACTGCGGCCTGCAGCCGGGGCGGCTGCTGCTCTCGGACAGCTCCTTCTCCGGCGCCACGGCGCAGCTCCCGCTGCAG CGCCCCCCGTTTTGCCCTTTCTTGGCCCTGGAGCAGCGGCCCCCCGGAGCTCCATTGCTGAAGCAGCCGCCGGACCGCGGAGTGGACTTGGCGGTGGCCGTCATCCTGCAGTCCCGGGACCAGACCGTGCTCCTGACCCGGAGGGCCTCGAGCATGCACACGGCCCCCAACCTCTGGGTCCCTCCAG GTGGACACGTGGAACTGGATGAGGAG CTGCTGGATGGGGGACTCCGGGAGCTAAGGGAGGAGACAGGCCTACAGCTGCCCCAAGGCCAGTACTCCTGGTCGCCTCTGGGACTGTGGGAG TCTGCCTACCCCCCCATGCTGAGCCAGGGCCACCCTCGACATCACCACATCGTTCTCTACGTGCTGGTGACTTCCCAGGAACCAGAGAAGCAGCTACAG GAACGGGTCCAACCGAACCAGGAGGAGGTCAGTGCCTACGTCTGGCTGAAGCCCGATGTGCTGGCGGCGGTGGCGGCCTCCGAAGGGGCACCAGATGCACCGGAGCCCCTCCCCGCACACCTGCCGCCCTGCGTTCA GATCGTGGAGCTGCAGGGGGACGCGAGCCAGAGCCTGGACCTGCCTACGTCCACCCTGCTCCGGAAGTCTCTGAGCATGAGGGAGGACGAGGAGAGGGTCAGCACAGGAACCAAATTCGCTCTTGGCCTGTGGCTACAGCATCTGAAGAG ATCCCCAAAGAACCCCACCCCCGTCTCCCCGAAGCCGGGATCAGAGTGA